DNA from Desulfuromonas sp. AOP6:
TATAGAGTTGTCAAGAAAGAAGAACTAACGCTTGATGAATATATAGAAAAATTTAAAAATATTTGGGAAAATGAAAAATTAATAGAATATGAAGAACTTGTTGAGAAAATGAGAATCAGGAACAGAAATTTGTCACATATTTACGTTATTAAGAATTTTCATAAATACAAAAGTCTAGTCTTTTTAAAAATATTAACAAATTCAATAATGTCATTATACAATGGCTATAAATGGAAAAAATTTAACAAAACATGGGTAAAATATAATGAAAAATAAAGTATCCTTTATAATCCCAACAAAAAACGAAGAAAAAAGGCTGGCAAGCTGTATCGATTCAATAAAACGATGTGATAAAGATGGTTTTTATATAGAAATAATTGTAGTCGATAATGGCTCCGATGACAACACAGTATCCTTAGCCCGAAGTCTTGGAGCTAAAACATATATAGACCCTGATGCGACGATAGGAAAACTTAGAAATATAGGGGCAAAAAATTCAGTTGGAGACATTCTTTGTTTTGTCGATGCTGATGTAAATGTCGGTGTTGAGTTTTTATTATCCTTGGAAGAGATATTGGAAGATTCTTCCGTCGGTATTGTGACAGGGCCAATTTTATTGCCTGATAATCCGTCATGGGTTGAATTAATATGGGCACTTGGGAGAAATAATAGAAAAGGTAGGTTAGAAGTATTTTGGTCTTCTTCAATGAATATGATAGTTAAAAGACATGTCTTTGATTCTGTAGGTGGATTCTCTGAAAATATGAAAACTTGTGAAGACGTTGATTTTTCAAGAAAAGTTATCACATTGAATTATAAAATTATTTATGAACATGAAAGAAACGTAGTCCATATGGGCGAAGCCAAAAGTCTTATAGGGTTATATAGAAAAGAAAAATGGCGTGGTAAAAGTATTTGGATGCTTTTTTTTAAAAATATAAATGATCCAAGGAGATGGCTAAATATTTGTCAATTGATTTATTTTCTTTTTGCAACCATGTTTCTTTTAATTTCAATAGTTCTTTTAAACTATGAGTTAACAATTATATCAGTAATTCTGATTTTTACATTACCATTTATCAGGTCACTTAATGTTGTTATGAAAACTAAGAAATTACTTTACTTTCCTCAATTAATAATTGTTTGGTTTGTTTATTATTCAGCCCGAACAAGAGCTTTGTTTTGAACTGATTTTCTTTGTCATTATTGCCGGATTTTTCAAGTAAAATTGTCATCTTTGAAGCGTTTGAAAATTTCTCTTTGTTCCACCCTAGTATAAGACTAAATGTTCAGCCCTGGTATTCTTATCTTTTAACTGACGATTTAATGGTGTCTTTAGGGCAGCGTCAGCAACGATTCGAATCGCACCAAATAGTTCTTTGAAAAAGACAAGGAAAGGGCCGTGGCTTTTTTCTTTAATTGCAAATTTAGGCGTTTACAGATAGCGTTCATCTTGTCTGCCCAGGGCCATTATTGTATCTGTTTGTATGGAACATGGGTGCTTGCATTTATTGGCATGATAGCTGCAAAAAATATTGCAAGAGACATGTAGTGCTTTGCGTACAAATGTCATTTTTGCTTAATACCCCCTCGCATCGCTATGCCGCCCTCGTGGTGGTTAGCCAAGTGTCATAAGGAGAAGAGTTGTGCTCAAATTATTTAAGGTATCTTTTTGGTCAGTCCTTATTTTGTTTTTAAGTCAAGCTGCTTTTGCAGCACCAACTGTTAATGCTGTAAATTCTGTCACCAATTCAAGTTTGGTAATTCAAGGTGCTGGTTTTGGAATCAAAGTTCCTGCCGAACCCCTTTTGTGGGAAAATTTTGAAAGGGGGGTAGACGGCAGTTTTTTAGCAACTGACCCGAAATGGAAAAATTATTCCATGAACGCTACTAACCCTAAATACTCTGCTGCAATGGTATATTCTGGTAATTTAGCAGGACATGGGAGAGCTTTTCCGAATTCGCCGGCGCCTGGAAATGAGGAGGATTGTTCAGCGTATTTCACTTTTGATGGCCAGGATGCCCTGTATGCCTCTTATTATTCATATGTTAAATTAGGTGGTCCTTTCCAGGGAACTGGAAAGTTTGCCCGTTTCAATTCGCAATCTGCGTACACCGGGGTACCTTCATTCATTACCCAAACCACCGCCGCTGCATACTCGTATCCTACAATCAACACTGGATCTGGTGGACCTACTTTTCACAATATTGGGTTCAAAATGGCCCAAAATAAATGGAACCGTATGGAAATGTTCGAGTTTCTTTCCACCCCAGGGGGGGCAAAAAATGGCATTGTTGAATTGAACGAAAATAATGGGCCTAATTTAATACCGGCAAGTTTTGATGGTATAACCCGAGCTTCAGGAATTTCTAGTAAGTTAAATATATTTTTGTTGCCTCTTATGTGGGCAAATTTAACTGGTGAAAATTATGCCGATATGTATGTTGATGATGTATATATTGATATTACTCGTGCTCGTGTCGAAATTGGTAATGCTATCAATTGGCATGACTGTACTACTAGAGAAGTACAAATTCCATCGGCATGGACTAATAATTCCATCACAGTTAGTTTAAACCTAGGCCGACTTAAAGAGGACGAAAAGAAGTTTTTATTTGTTGTCGACAGCAATGGTGATATGAATACTATAGGTTTTCCAGTCACAATTAATGGATCCGGCGAAGTAGACCCCATTACCCCTGGACTAGAGCCCGCCCAAAACCTAAGGGATGTGCCTGTCCAATAAAAATTAGACTTCTATCACCTAAAAGGGGCCCCTAATCGGGCCCTTTTTTTTATTTGTCATCTACCTTAAAGGTCATTAAATCATTGAAACTGTGGCATTTTTTGACACTGGATAAAATTGCTGTAAAATACTGAAATCATATAAAAAACTAAATCAATACTCGTACTGCTCTTTGGGTTTTTGATATTCGTATGCAATTCCGACTACTTATAACTGTTGCATTTTTGTTACATCAATCCGGTGAATGGCGGCTTTCTGGATAAATTTTGTAGTGAAAACGCATGCCGAATTGACGGAAATTGTCGAAAAATAACATTTTTTTGATTCTTGTTCTTAGGCTATTTTAAGGATGGCCCCTTTTTTATGGCATTGATCCTGTTGATGATTTCCGCTTGCGTGGCGGCATTCGTTCTTGCCTTGGTTTCAACCTTAATCCGCCGTCGCAGCGGCGGCCTTCTTCTTTTCATCTTAGTTCTTCTTTTTTCTATCTTTCTTGAGATCTTCGAGTTTAGTGCCTTATCATCACCAGCCAAATGGCCGCGTTGGAAGTATGCTGCCTTGTTGGTGGAATCCTTCTTGCCTGCATGCTGGCTTGGGTTTTGTCTGCTCTTTTACCGCGAAGGGTATAAGCGCTTGCCGCTTTGGCAGTGGCTGCTGTTTCTGCCGGCTGTGGGCTATCTGGCCGTCAATGCCTTCTCGCCAGTTGATCGTTTGTTCTTTTCTCCGGATTTTGTCGACGAAAATCTTCTTTTTGTCAGTTACTACGGACTTTTCTTTTATATCACTCTGTCCCTGTATCTCACGCTTGCCCTGGTGAACCTGGAAAAAACCTTTTTCGCCTATCCACGCTATGAGCGGTGGCAGGTGAAGTTTGAATTTATCGGTATAGGCACCATTCTTGTGGCCAGTCTGCTCTATTACAGTCAGGCCCTCTTGTATCGCTCTCTTGACATGTCTTTAGTCCCACTTCGCACTGCAGGGCTTCTGATCGGTTGCCTCTTGATCCTTTTCTCGCAATTGAAGCGGGGAGGTGGGCATAGAATACGGTTGTCCCGGGATGTAACCTACCGCTCCATGGTAGTCATTGCCATAGGTTTGTATTTCCTGGTTTTGGGGTTGCTTGGGGAGGGGATGCTTTACCTTGGTGGCGGCTCCCAGAAGCTTCTTTTTGTCCTGGTGGCCTTTTTACTGGGGATTGTTTTTATTGTTTTTCTGCTTTCGGAACATATTCGGCGAAAGGTCATGGTGCTTCTGCACAAGGCGTTTTTTGCCGAGAAGTACGACTACCGTATCCACTGGAAATCTCTGACCGATGAGTTGGGGCGGGTGCGGTCTGTCGAAGAAGTTAGATCGGTCATCCTGAAAACTTTTTGCGAGACCTTTGCCACGCAGGCGGGTGCTCTGTTCTGGCAGAAGCGTGAGGGCGGTGCTTTCGAGCTGGCGGGTGAGTATCATCTGCCCTGGCATCATGGGAACTTTGCGCCTGACAGCGCCCTGGTTGGATTGTTGCGTGATGACGAACGGATTCTGGATGTGGCATCTGACGACGCGGGTCATCTGCCTTTTTTAGAGGGGGAAGCCATAGCCTTTGTCGTTCCTTTGGTTTTTGAGCAGCGGCTAAAGGGAATGATTCTTCTTGGCCGCCGGATCAACTCAGGGGAGGCGATGACCTATGAAGATTATGATCTGATGAAGATGCTGGCTCGCCAGGCCGTGACGTCTTTGCTGAACTGGCACTTGGTTGAAGAGGTGGTCGCTCATAAGGAGATGGCGGCCATGGGAAAGGTAACTACCTTCGTCATGCATGATCTGAAAAATACCGTGTCCAACCTGGCCTTGGCTGTCGATAACGGCCGTCATTATTTAAACGATCCTGCCTTTCAGCAGGATATGCTGGAAACCCTCGATAAGAGCGTTGAACGAATGAAGGGGCTGATCGACAGGCTGAAAAACCTGGAAGGGACAAAGTCGCTTGCCACCGAGCGCGTTGATTTGCTGGAACTGGCCTTACGCCTTGTGCGGGAAATGTCTGTCAAGGGGGTCCGAGTGACGGGCAATCCTGCTTTTTGCCAGGCCGACCCGATAGAACTGGCCAAGGTTATTGAAAATCTTATTCTCAATGCTCTGGACGCCAGCAACGGTGAAGGGCCTGTTGATTTGGAGGTAGGTCAGGCTGGGATGGCCTATCTGCGCTGCCGCGATGACGGCTGCGGGATGTCCGAAGCTTTTGTAAGGGACCGCCTGTTCAAACCCTTCGAGACCACCAAGAAAAAAGGGTTTGGCATCGGCCTTTATCAGAGCCGGAATATCGTGGAGGCCCATGGTGGTCGCATTGAGGTTGAAAGCCAGGAGGGCGGGGGGGCGACGTTCACTGTCTGGCTGCCTGGGTGTGACTTGGCAGAATAAAGGCATGCCCGTTTTATGGTGAGGGGTTTTATGGAAAAACTGCTGGTTATCGATGACAACAGCGAAATTCTGAAGCAGTTGCGCTGGGGGCTGGGCAAGGACTACAAGGTTCTGTTCGCGGCGAATGGTCAGGAGGCCATGGAGCTGTTTGTCAAGAATGAGCCGAAGGTCGTGACCCTCGATCTGGGCCTGCCTCCTGATCCCGATGGCTCGGAGGAGGGGTTTCGCTGTCTTTCCCGGATGCTGCAACAGGCGCCGGCGACCAAGGTCATCGTTATTACCGGACGGGGCGAACAGAAGGTGGCCCTTAAGGCTATCCAACTGGGCGCTTATGATTTTTATCACAAACCCATCGACCTGAACGAGCTGAAGGTCATCCTTTCGCGGGCCTTTCATCTGGCGGCGCTGGAGGCTGAGAATCGGCAGCTGCAGTCAGCGCTGGTGGCCGAGCAGAATACTCAGGGCATTTTCGGTCAATGCCCGCCCATGCAGGAGGTTTTCACCACCATCCGTAAGGTGGCGACCACCAATGTCTCGGTGCTGGTGCTGGGAGAGAGCGGTACGGGCAAGGAGCTGGTGGCTAGAGCCATCCATGGCGAAAGCCTGCGCGCCAAGGCTCCCTTTATCCCCATCAACTGCGGGGCTATCCCCGAGAACCTGCTGGAGTCGGAACTGTTCGGGCATGAAAAGGGCGCTTTTACCGGAGCGCAGAACCGGGTGCACGGCAAGGTGGAATATGCTCACAACGGCACGCTCTTTCTTGATGAAATCGGTGAGCTGTCGGCGCCTTTGCAGGTCAAGTTGCTGCGTTTTCTGCAGGATGGGGTTATGCAGCGGGTCGGCGGCCGCGAGGATATTGCCGTCGATGTGCGGGTGATTGCCGCGACCAACGTGGATATCGAGAAGGCCATCGCCTCAGGTGCTTTCCGTGAGGATCTCTACTACCGCCTTGGGGTTATCAGTATTGTGCTGCCGCCGCTGCGCGAGCGGGGAGACGATGTCCTGCTGCTGGCCAATCTTTTTCTCCATCGCTACAGCGACAGTTTCAAGAAAAAGGTGAGGGGATTCAGCGTGGCGGCCATGAATCAGCTGCAAAGCTATGCCTGGCCGGGGAACGTGCGGGAGCTGGAGAACAAGGTGAAGCGCGCCATTATCATGAGCGATGGCCCCCTGATCACTCCGGTGGATTTAGGTTTTGAAAGCTCTGCGGCCAATCTGGAACCGGAAGCAAAAACGGTTGGCATGTCTTTGAAGGATGCCAAAGACAAGGTTGAGCGGCAGATGGTGCTGGCGGCTATTGAACAGGAGCAGGGCAATGTAGCCAAGGCGGCTGAAACCTTAGGTATCAGCCGCCCGACGATCTATGATCTGATGAAAAAGCATGGACTGCATGTCAGCACCGAGGGCTGACTTCGGTCTTACGAGTTGGTCGTTGTAAAGCTGTAGGTCGAGCTTTCGGTGACGGTTACGCCATCGTCGGCGACGACTTTCCAGTAATAGGTAGTATTGGGGTCGAAATCGAAGATCTCGAAAGTGCTTTCCACCAGATTATCCACCACATCCGTGTATTGAGGCGCAACAGACGACGGTTGATCGATATTCACCGAACCGCTGATCGCGTCATCTCCACCACCACCGCCACCGCAGCTGGCCAACAGCATGGTGGCGCCCACCAGGGCGGGAATCACCGCTTTTCTCATTTTACGACGCTGGGGAATGGCCAGACTGAGCAACGACAGGGCGGCGATCGCCAGCAGAACTTCCTTGTTCGGATAGAGTGGTTCGAAATTTATGCTGCCCACTGCGCCTGACTGGAGGGTCGGGTCGGTGCCGTAGTAGAGGGTGTAAACGACGTTACGGCCGTCAGAGGGGTCGCTCCAGTTGAATTGCACCGTTCTGGGGATTTCGCTGGCCTGATTGGCCGGATATTGCAGGGAGGGAATGAAGGGATTGGGATCCCCGGCACTCCAGGCAATAACGTTGGAGAAAGGGCTTTCATTGCCGGCGGCATCGTAGGCCACCACCGTAAAGTAGTAAACGACGCCGGCATCGAGGCCGCTCAGGCTCGTCGTCAGGGTATCCCCGACAATAACGGGAGAATTCCCTTCAATGGCGCCGGTGCCGTTGAGGGGAGCGACGGAAGAGCCCGCTTTGTAATACATCTTGTAGCCGACGACTCCTGCGGAGGGACTTGGATCCCAGGCCAGGGTGACGTCAGCGGCAAAGGAGAGGGTGGCGGTGAAAAGGCACAGCAGTAGGGTGGACAAAGAGAGGACGTGTTTCGTTTTCATTTGGGAACTCCGATCTTTCGGCCTAGGCCATTTATCATTTGGGTGACAAAAATTGCAGTGGACGTGGTTTTTGGAACTGTCGTTCCCGTCGCCGCCTTTCTTATCAAGTTCCATGCCAGTCAATGATGTCTTGGGTCCTGTGATGCCGTATATTCGAAGACTGAAATCATCGGAAACAGAATTTAAGTCGTTGAAATTGTTTTGGGCAAAAGCACAGGACAGAAAAAGCCTGTACCGAAAAAAGTTTTTATTTTTCAGTCATCTTCAGGGCGTGTTCCCTGTTTTCATGTCGCAATTTCGACACGTCTCCAAAAAAGTTGCCAAAACACGTTCTCCCCCTGCCTTTTATGGTCATGCAGGCATTTATCGAAAAATAAGGAAGGGACAGTTGAGTGGATAACAGGCTGTTTTTTTTGTGAATTGGTAAGACAGGCGGGAGTGTTGTAATTAAGCTACAGTTGAACGGTCTCTGTTTATGGTCTACCAGAAGCGCCATTGCCCGGTTTGCAAAACGTAGAGGCCCAGGGCGAGGTTGGCCACGGCATGGGCCAGTATGCACTGGGCGATGCTGCGGGTTTGGTAGAGGAGCAGGTTGAAAAGGGCCCCGGCGACGATGCCGGCGACGATGTAGTGATGTTCAAGACCGAAAAGGACGCTGGCGACCAGGAAGGAGAACCAGCTGAAGGTGCCGATGGCGACGGTGGTGAATTGACTTTTGATGAGATACCGGAGTAAAAAGGAGCGCCAAAAAAGCTCTTCCATGATAGGTACCACGACGACGGCGCCCGCCAGGCGGCAGGCAATAAAGGCGTAGCGGTTGGCCTCCTCGGAGATGGTTTGCGGATCGAACCCTGCCGATTCCCCCTGAGAGAGGAGACTCCAGTCAAGGTGGATCCACAGCGCGAAGATCAGCAGGCCGATGAGGATGCTGAGTGCGCTGGTTTTTATCTGCAGCCACTGGCGGATGTCTATCTCAGAATAGAATTTGCGGTAGAAAATCAGTATGGCCGCGACGGAAAAGATTTTAAGGGCATAGAGGGGGTAAAGGATCTTTGTGTCGAGCAGGATGAGCTGCTGGCCGTGCAGATGGCGCATCAACTCTTCTATCCCCACAAAGGCCATGAATACGGTAAAGGGGAGAACTCGGGACCAGAAATTCTGATTCAAGGCGATTTCCGTCTTAAGGGGTGACTCACGGTAACAACGATTGCTCTCCTTCCTGCCGTTCCATTGTAAAAGGCTTTGTTGGAAAATCCAGTTGGGAATGAATCTATCTATGAATCTTGATAACGTGGCGGTGGTCCTGGTCGAACCCCAGGGTGCCCTTAATATCGGCTCGGTATGTCGGGCCATGATGAATTTTGGTTTTTCGGACCTGCGGCTGGTTAACCCCCAGGTCGATCATCTGGGGGAAGAGGCCCGCCGCATGGCAGTCAAGGCCGGCGTCTTGCTCGATGCGGCCAGGATTTTCGGCAGCCTTGAAGAGGCGCTGGCCGATTGTCACTTTGCTTTGGGGACAACGCGGCGGTTCGGCAAGTACCGCGAGGATTTTCTGCATCCCGATGAAGCGGCCGATCAGTTTCTGCCTCTGGCGGAGAGGGGGCGGGTCGCCCTGCTTTTCGGCCGGGAGGACAAGGGCCTGCTGACCAATGAGCTGGATCTGTGTCAGCGCTTCATCACCATACCCACGCATGACGCCTTGCCGTCCATGAATCTGGCCCAGGCTGTTTCCCTGTGTCTCTATGAAACCTCCCGGGCTCTCGGCCGAGCGCAGGGTAAGGTGGCCGGCCGCAAGAAGCTGGCCTCATCCAAGGTTCTGGAAGGCATGTATGCCCATCTTCGTCGCACGCTTCTCGATATCGGGTTTCTCGATCCCCAGAACCCGGACCATATCCTGCGCTCTTTCCGGCGGATTTTCGGGCGCGCCGGCCTCAACGATAGAGAGGTGCGTATTCTGCACGGCATGTGTCGAAGTATTGACTGGGTGGAAGAAGACCGCAGGAAGAAGGGGGACAAATGAGTACATTGCTTGACCGTCAGGTGTTGGATAATGGTGTTGTCGTCGCGTTCTCTGACCGATCAAACCGCTACTTTGGCGATTATCACCGTATCTGTATCGATGTAAGCTGTCACATCCGGTTGTCAGTGGAAACCTTTACGGCAGCCGGCGATCCGGAGGCTGAGTATCGCAAAGCCCAGTCTGCCCTCGGCGAAGAGGCTGTTTATCAACGCACGCTGGAGCGCATGGGGGTGGCGGGGGCAGAGGTGGTGGAAACACGCCAACGGATGATCAACGAATTTTGCCAGACCAATTTCCCTTACCTTGGATCCCCTGAATTTCCGGCCCGCTTTGTCGCGAGTGAAATGGCAAAAGTCCGCAAACCCCGTCATCTCTTCGTGCCGAAACCATGACCGCCAAGATCCGCATTGATTCTCTTGCTTTTGGCGGTAGAGGTGTCGGGCGCCTCGATGGCAAGGCCGTGTTTGTGCCGGGCACCGCCCCGGGGGATCTCGTCGACTGCCGCCTTGTCCGTGAAAAGAAGCGTCATGCCGAAGCCGAGCTGGTGGAAGTGCTTGAGCCTTCACCGGTTCGCCGTCAGGCCACTTGCCCTGTGGCCCACGAATGCGGCGGTTGCCAATGGCAGCATCTGCCCTATGAGCAGCAACTG
Protein-coding regions in this window:
- a CDS encoding glycosyltransferase, with the translated sequence MKNKVSFIIPTKNEEKRLASCIDSIKRCDKDGFYIEIIVVDNGSDDNTVSLARSLGAKTYIDPDATIGKLRNIGAKNSVGDILCFVDADVNVGVEFLLSLEEILEDSSVGIVTGPILLPDNPSWVELIWALGRNNRKGRLEVFWSSSMNMIVKRHVFDSVGGFSENMKTCEDVDFSRKVITLNYKIIYEHERNVVHMGEAKSLIGLYRKEKWRGKSIWMLFFKNINDPRRWLNICQLIYFLFATMFLLISIVLLNYELTIISVILIFTLPFIRSLNVVMKTKKLLYFPQLIIVWFVYYSARTRALF
- the prsK gene encoding XrtA/PEP-CTERM system histidine kinase PrsK; this encodes MISACVAAFVLALVSTLIRRRSGGLLLFILVLLFSIFLEIFEFSALSSPAKWPRWKYAALLVESFLPACWLGFCLLFYREGYKRLPLWQWLLFLPAVGYLAVNAFSPVDRLFFSPDFVDENLLFVSYYGLFFYITLSLYLTLALVNLEKTFFAYPRYERWQVKFEFIGIGTILVASLLYYSQALLYRSLDMSLVPLRTAGLLIGCLLILFSQLKRGGGHRIRLSRDVTYRSMVVIAIGLYFLVLGLLGEGMLYLGGGSQKLLFVLVAFLLGIVFIVFLLSEHIRRKVMVLLHKAFFAEKYDYRIHWKSLTDELGRVRSVEEVRSVILKTFCETFATQAGALFWQKREGGAFELAGEYHLPWHHGNFAPDSALVGLLRDDERILDVASDDAGHLPFLEGEAIAFVVPLVFEQRLKGMILLGRRINSGEAMTYEDYDLMKMLARQAVTSLLNWHLVEEVVAHKEMAAMGKVTTFVMHDLKNTVSNLALAVDNGRHYLNDPAFQQDMLETLDKSVERMKGLIDRLKNLEGTKSLATERVDLLELALRLVREMSVKGVRVTGNPAFCQADPIELAKVIENLILNALDASNGEGPVDLEVGQAGMAYLRCRDDGCGMSEAFVRDRLFKPFETTKKKGFGIGLYQSRNIVEAHGGRIEVESQEGGGATFTVWLPGCDLAE
- the prsR gene encoding PEP-CTERM-box response regulator transcription factor, coding for MEKLLVIDDNSEILKQLRWGLGKDYKVLFAANGQEAMELFVKNEPKVVTLDLGLPPDPDGSEEGFRCLSRMLQQAPATKVIVITGRGEQKVALKAIQLGAYDFYHKPIDLNELKVILSRAFHLAALEAENRQLQSALVAEQNTQGIFGQCPPMQEVFTTIRKVATTNVSVLVLGESGTGKELVARAIHGESLRAKAPFIPINCGAIPENLLESELFGHEKGAFTGAQNRVHGKVEYAHNGTLFLDEIGELSAPLQVKLLRFLQDGVMQRVGGREDIAVDVRVIAATNVDIEKAIASGAFREDLYYRLGVISIVLPPLRERGDDVLLLANLFLHRYSDSFKKKVRGFSVAAMNQLQSYAWPGNVRELENKVKRAIIMSDGPLITPVDLGFESSAANLEPEAKTVGMSLKDAKDKVERQMVLAAIEQEQGNVAKAAETLGISRPTIYDLMKKHGLHVSTEG
- a CDS encoding fibronectin type III domain-containing protein is translated as MKTKHVLSLSTLLLCLFTATLSFAADVTLAWDPSPSAGVVGYKMYYKAGSSVAPLNGTGAIEGNSPVIVGDTLTTSLSGLDAGVVYYFTVVAYDAAGNESPFSNVIAWSAGDPNPFIPSLQYPANQASEIPRTVQFNWSDPSDGRNVVYTLYYGTDPTLQSGAVGSINFEPLYPNKEVLLAIAALSLLSLAIPQRRKMRKAVIPALVGATMLLASCGGGGGGDDAISGSVNIDQPSSVAPQYTDVVDNLVESTFEIFDFDPNTTYYWKVVADDGVTVTESSTYSFTTTNS
- a CDS encoding CAAX prenyl protease-related protein, with product MNQNFWSRVLPFTVFMAFVGIEELMRHLHGQQLILLDTKILYPLYALKIFSVAAILIFYRKFYSEIDIRQWLQIKTSALSILIGLLIFALWIHLDWSLLSQGESAGFDPQTISEEANRYAFIACRLAGAVVVVPIMEELFWRSFLLRYLIKSQFTTVAIGTFSWFSFLVASVLFGLEHHYIVAGIVAGALFNLLLYQTRSIAQCILAHAVANLALGLYVLQTGQWRFW
- a CDS encoding RNA methyltransferase, with protein sequence MNLDNVAVVLVEPQGALNIGSVCRAMMNFGFSDLRLVNPQVDHLGEEARRMAVKAGVLLDAARIFGSLEEALADCHFALGTTRRFGKYREDFLHPDEAADQFLPLAERGRVALLFGREDKGLLTNELDLCQRFITIPTHDALPSMNLAQAVSLCLYETSRALGRAQGKVAGRKKLASSKVLEGMYAHLRRTLLDIGFLDPQNPDHILRSFRRIFGRAGLNDREVRILHGMCRSIDWVEEDRRKKGDK